One Glycine max cultivar Williams 82 chromosome 6, Glycine_max_v4.0, whole genome shotgun sequence DNA segment encodes these proteins:
- the OSBP gene encoding oxysterol-binding protein isoform X1 produces the protein MHPFCCVSAISDQASPVKPSFADFAMPPLPAAAAATTVRSDSAPRHSHKHSHSHSGSQREQPVVDVKINDLVGNGISGILYKWVNYGKGWRPRWFVLQDGVLSYYKIHGPDKIVVNPETEKGSMVIGEESMRRITRNRNSYPSQHIRKPFGEIHLKVSTIRESKSDEKRFSVFTGTKRLHLRAETREDRVAWMEALQAVKDMFPRMSNSELMAPVDNVTVSTEKLRVRLMEEGVSEAAIQDSEQIMRTEFAALQSQLVLLKQKHSALIDTLRQLETEKVDLEDTVVDESQRQWNGEEASSRLAQEKFSGTASESEDDNERNDAAEEETDDDDNAFFDTRDILSSSSFKSNGSDYRVSSFSSDDEGFYAFESEDDIDPSIRYVGTNYPHVKRRKKLPDPVEKEKGVSLWSMIKDNIGKDLTKVCLPVYFNEPLSSLQKCFEEMEYSYLLDQAYEWGKRGNSLMRILYVAAFAISGYASTEGRVCKPFNPLLGETYEAHYPDKGLRFFSEKVSHHPMIVACHCEGTGWKFWGDSNLKSKFWGRSIQLDPVGTLTLEFDDGEVFQWSKVTTSIYNLILGKLYCDHYGTMRIQGNQEYSCKLKFKEQSIIDRNPHQVHGIIQDSNGKTVSTLFGKWDESMHYVNGDYTGKGKGHESLSDARLLWKRSRAPKFPTRYNFTRFAITLNELTPGLKEKLPPTDSRLRPDQRYLENGEYDMANAEKLRLEQRQRQARKMQESGWKPRWFAKDKASGSYRYLGGYWEARQRGNWDSCPDIFGQIPSVHISDEGQITF, from the exons atgcATCCTTTCTGCTGCGTGTCCGCCATTTCCGACCAGGCCTCGCCTGTAAAACCCTCGTTCGCGGACTTCGCCATGCCGCCTCTccccgccgccgccgccgccaccaCCGTGAGATCCGATTCGGCTCCGCGTCACAGCCACAAGCACAGCCACAGCCACAGCGGGAGCCAGCGGGAGCAGCCGGTGGTGGACGTGAAGATCAACGACCTCGTCGGGAACGGAATCTCCGGAATACTGTACAAGTGGGTGAATTACGGGAAAGGATGGCGACCGCGATGGTTCGTGCTCCAAGACGGCGTTCTCTCCTACTACAAGATTCACGGACCTGATAAGATCGTCGTGAATCCAGAAACCGAGAAAGGCTCCATGGTCATCGGCGAAGAATCCATGCGCAGGATCACTCGCAACCGCAATTCCTATCCCTCTCAACACATACGCAAGCCGTTTGGGGAAATCCATCTCAAG GTTTCGACGATTCGCGAGAGCAAATCGGACGAGAAGCGGTTTTCGGTGTTCACGGGGACGAAGAGGCTCCACCTTCGGGCGGAGACGCGGGAGGATCGGGTGGCGTGGATGGAGGCGTTGCAGGCGGTGAAGGACATGTTCCCGCGGATGTCGAACAGCGAGTTGATGGCTCCGGTGGACAATGTAACTGTTTCGACGGAGAAGCTGAGAGTTCGGCTCATGGAAGAGGGAGTGAGCGAGGCGGCGATTCAGGACAGTGAGCAAATCATGAGGACTGAGTTTGCGGCGCTGCAAAGCCAGCTTGTGCTGCTTAAGCAGAAGCATTCAGCCCTCATTGACACCTTGCGTCAATTAGAG ACAGAAAAGGTTGATCTGGAGGATACAGTAGTTGATGAGAGCCAAAGACAGTGGAATGGTGAAGAGGCTTCCTCAAGATTAGCACAAGAAAAATTTAGTG GAACTGCAAGTGAATCTGAAGATGACAATGAGAGAAATGATGCTGCAGAGGAAGAAACAGATGATGATGACAATGCCTTTTTTGATACTCGTGATATTCTGTCATCCAGTTCTTTTAAAAGTAATGGGTCTGATTACCGAGTATCATCCTTCTCTTCAGATGATGAAGGATTCTATGCATTTGAATCAGAGGATGACATAGATCCTTCGATTAGATATGTTGGAACCAATTACCCTCATGTTAAGCGGCGTAAGAAATTGCCAGACCCtgtagaaaaagagaaaggtgTCAGTCTTTGGTCAATGATTAAGGATAATATAGGGAAGGATCTAACAAAAGTTTGCCTTCCTGTTTATTTTAATGAGCCTCTTTCCTCCCTGCAAAAATGTTTTGAAGAAATGGAGTATTCATATCTTCTGGACCAAGCATATGAATGGGGGAAAAGG GGTAATAGCCTCATGAGGATTCTCTACGTTGCGGCTTTTGCTATATCTGGCTATGCTTCAACTGAAGGAAGAGTTTGCAAACCATTTAATCCATTACTTGGGGAAACATATGAAGCTCACTATCCCGATAAAGGCCTTCGTTTTTTCTCAGAGAAG GTCAGTCATCACCCAATGATTGTCGCATGTCACTGTGAGGGTACAGGTTGGAAATTTTGGGGTGATAGCAACCTAAAGAGCAAATTCTGGGGGCGATCAATTCAACTGGACCCTGTTGGTACTTTGACTTTGGAATTTGATGACGGGGAGGTTTTCCAGTGGAGCAAG GTTACTACATCAATATACAATCTCATATTGGGAAAGCTATATTGTGATCACTATGGTACAATGCGTATACAGGGAAACCAAGAGTACTCGTGTAAACTGAAATTCAAGGAACAATCTATAATTGATAGAAATCCTCACCAG GTTCATGGTATCATTCAAGATAGTAATGGAAAAACTGTATCAACTTTGTTTGGAAAATGGGATGAAAGCATGCATTATGTTAATGGAGACTACACTGGGAAAGGGAAAGGTCATGAATCTTTGTCAGATGCCCGTTTGCTCTGGAAGCGAAGCAGGGCTCCCAAGTTTCCCACTAGATATAACTTCACCCGCTTTGCCATCACATTAAATGAACTTACCCCTGGATTGAAG GAGAAGTTGCCACCTACAGATTCGAGGTTAAGACCCGACCAAAGGTATTTGGAAAATGGAGAGTATGACATGGCCAATGCAGAAAAGTTACGGTTAGAGCAGCGGCAGCGCCAG GCTCGGAAGATGCAGGAGAGTGGTTGGAAACCACGGTGGTTTGCAAAGGATAAAGCTAGCGGGTCATACCGCTATCTAGGAGGGTATTGGGAGGCCAGACAGCGAGGAAACTGGGACTCCTGCCCTGACATCTTTGGCCAAATTCCTTCGGTTCACATTTCTGACGAAGGTCAAATTACATTTTAG
- the OSBP gene encoding oxysterol-binding protein → MHPFCCVSAISDQASPVKPSFADFAMPPLPAAAAATTVRSDSAPRHSHKHSHSHSGSQREQPVVDVKINDLVGNGISGILYKWVNYGKGWRPRWFVLQDGVLSYYKIHGPDKIVVNPETEKGSMVIGEESMRRITRNRNSYPSQHIRKPFGEIHLKVSTIRESKSDEKRFSVFTGTKRLHLRAETREDRVAWMEALQAVKDMFPRMSNSELMAPVDNVTVSTEKLRVRLMEEGVSEAAIQDSEQIMRTEFAALQSQLVLLKQKHSALIDTLRQLETEKVDLEDTVVDESQRQWNGEEASSRLAQEKFSEGTASESEDDNERNDAAEEETDDDDNAFFDTRDILSSSSFKSNGSDYRVSSFSSDDEGFYAFESEDDIDPSIRYVGTNYPHVKRRKKLPDPVEKEKGVSLWSMIKDNIGKDLTKVCLPVYFNEPLSSLQKCFEEMEYSYLLDQAYEWGKRGNSLMRILYVAAFAISGYASTEGRVCKPFNPLLGETYEAHYPDKGLRFFSEKVSHHPMIVACHCEGTGWKFWGDSNLKSKFWGRSIQLDPVGTLTLEFDDGEVFQWSKVTTSIYNLILGKLYCDHYGTMRIQGNQEYSCKLKFKEQSIIDRNPHQVHGIIQDSNGKTVSTLFGKWDESMHYVNGDYTGKGKGHESLSDARLLWKRSRAPKFPTRYNFTRFAITLNELTPGLKEKLPPTDSRLRPDQRYLENGEYDMANAEKLRLEQRQRQARKMQESGWKPRWFAKDKASGSYRYLGGYWEARQRGNWDSCPDIFGQIPSVHISDEGQITF, encoded by the exons atgcATCCTTTCTGCTGCGTGTCCGCCATTTCCGACCAGGCCTCGCCTGTAAAACCCTCGTTCGCGGACTTCGCCATGCCGCCTCTccccgccgccgccgccgccaccaCCGTGAGATCCGATTCGGCTCCGCGTCACAGCCACAAGCACAGCCACAGCCACAGCGGGAGCCAGCGGGAGCAGCCGGTGGTGGACGTGAAGATCAACGACCTCGTCGGGAACGGAATCTCCGGAATACTGTACAAGTGGGTGAATTACGGGAAAGGATGGCGACCGCGATGGTTCGTGCTCCAAGACGGCGTTCTCTCCTACTACAAGATTCACGGACCTGATAAGATCGTCGTGAATCCAGAAACCGAGAAAGGCTCCATGGTCATCGGCGAAGAATCCATGCGCAGGATCACTCGCAACCGCAATTCCTATCCCTCTCAACACATACGCAAGCCGTTTGGGGAAATCCATCTCAAG GTTTCGACGATTCGCGAGAGCAAATCGGACGAGAAGCGGTTTTCGGTGTTCACGGGGACGAAGAGGCTCCACCTTCGGGCGGAGACGCGGGAGGATCGGGTGGCGTGGATGGAGGCGTTGCAGGCGGTGAAGGACATGTTCCCGCGGATGTCGAACAGCGAGTTGATGGCTCCGGTGGACAATGTAACTGTTTCGACGGAGAAGCTGAGAGTTCGGCTCATGGAAGAGGGAGTGAGCGAGGCGGCGATTCAGGACAGTGAGCAAATCATGAGGACTGAGTTTGCGGCGCTGCAAAGCCAGCTTGTGCTGCTTAAGCAGAAGCATTCAGCCCTCATTGACACCTTGCGTCAATTAGAG ACAGAAAAGGTTGATCTGGAGGATACAGTAGTTGATGAGAGCCAAAGACAGTGGAATGGTGAAGAGGCTTCCTCAAGATTAGCACAAGAAAAATTTAGTG AAGGAACTGCAAGTGAATCTGAAGATGACAATGAGAGAAATGATGCTGCAGAGGAAGAAACAGATGATGATGACAATGCCTTTTTTGATACTCGTGATATTCTGTCATCCAGTTCTTTTAAAAGTAATGGGTCTGATTACCGAGTATCATCCTTCTCTTCAGATGATGAAGGATTCTATGCATTTGAATCAGAGGATGACATAGATCCTTCGATTAGATATGTTGGAACCAATTACCCTCATGTTAAGCGGCGTAAGAAATTGCCAGACCCtgtagaaaaagagaaaggtgTCAGTCTTTGGTCAATGATTAAGGATAATATAGGGAAGGATCTAACAAAAGTTTGCCTTCCTGTTTATTTTAATGAGCCTCTTTCCTCCCTGCAAAAATGTTTTGAAGAAATGGAGTATTCATATCTTCTGGACCAAGCATATGAATGGGGGAAAAGG GGTAATAGCCTCATGAGGATTCTCTACGTTGCGGCTTTTGCTATATCTGGCTATGCTTCAACTGAAGGAAGAGTTTGCAAACCATTTAATCCATTACTTGGGGAAACATATGAAGCTCACTATCCCGATAAAGGCCTTCGTTTTTTCTCAGAGAAG GTCAGTCATCACCCAATGATTGTCGCATGTCACTGTGAGGGTACAGGTTGGAAATTTTGGGGTGATAGCAACCTAAAGAGCAAATTCTGGGGGCGATCAATTCAACTGGACCCTGTTGGTACTTTGACTTTGGAATTTGATGACGGGGAGGTTTTCCAGTGGAGCAAG GTTACTACATCAATATACAATCTCATATTGGGAAAGCTATATTGTGATCACTATGGTACAATGCGTATACAGGGAAACCAAGAGTACTCGTGTAAACTGAAATTCAAGGAACAATCTATAATTGATAGAAATCCTCACCAG GTTCATGGTATCATTCAAGATAGTAATGGAAAAACTGTATCAACTTTGTTTGGAAAATGGGATGAAAGCATGCATTATGTTAATGGAGACTACACTGGGAAAGGGAAAGGTCATGAATCTTTGTCAGATGCCCGTTTGCTCTGGAAGCGAAGCAGGGCTCCCAAGTTTCCCACTAGATATAACTTCACCCGCTTTGCCATCACATTAAATGAACTTACCCCTGGATTGAAG GAGAAGTTGCCACCTACAGATTCGAGGTTAAGACCCGACCAAAGGTATTTGGAAAATGGAGAGTATGACATGGCCAATGCAGAAAAGTTACGGTTAGAGCAGCGGCAGCGCCAG GCTCGGAAGATGCAGGAGAGTGGTTGGAAACCACGGTGGTTTGCAAAGGATAAAGCTAGCGGGTCATACCGCTATCTAGGAGGGTATTGGGAGGCCAGACAGCGAGGAAACTGGGACTCCTGCCCTGACATCTTTGGCCAAATTCCTTCGGTTCACATTTCTGACGAAGGTCAAATTACATTTTAG
- the LOC100813650 gene encoding biotin--protein ligase 2 isoform X1 — MLLRNPALTASLLSATTKKLCNHRCSTPAALMASSGVACSLLVLCGKSLAENETAKAIKTSSTLKLPEDEKLSLVLHSEMDNSVMQGFFQVHSYMDSLSTNQFGRLLIWSPDLNSTHDIVSHNFCELPIGTVSIADVQTKGRGRSKNVWESPLGCLMFSFTMQMEDGRVVPLVQYVVSLAMTEAIKDICDKNGLPSIDVRIKWPNDLYLNGCKVGGILCTSTYKSKKFNVSAGIGLNVNNKNPTTSLNTILKGFYTGAYQFQREDVLAAFFNKFEKFYDLFVNQGFQTLEELYIKTWLHSGQRVVVQEKNEDKVIEHVVTIQGLTSSGYLLAVGDDNHMCELHPDGNSFDFFKGLVRRKLQ, encoded by the exons ATGCTGTTGCGCAACCCTGCGTTGACAGCGTCGCTGCTGTCAGCCACCACAAAGAAGCTCTGCAACCACCGTTGTTCTACACCTGCTGCATTAATGGCATCTTCAG GTGTGGCGTGCAGTTTGCTGGTTTTGTGTGGCAAATCACTGGCAGAGAATGAAACTGCTAAAGCTATAAAGACCAGTAGCACACTGAAGCTTCCCGAGGATGAAAAACTCTCGCTCGTTTTGCATTCGGAGATGGATAATTCTGTTATGCAAGGCTTTTTCCAAGTTCATTCCTACATGGATTCTCTTTCCACCAATCAATTTGGCAGGCTTCTCATTTGGTCTCCAGACTTAAATTCAACGCACGATATCGTTTCTCA CAACTTTTGTGAGCTTCCCATTGGTACAGTTTCCATTGCTGATGTTCAGACCAAGGGACGAG GTCGGTCGAAGAATGTCTGGGAGTCTCCATTAGGTTGCCTcatgttttcttttactatGCAAATGGAGGATGGACGAGTCGTTCCTTTGGTTCAGTATGTGGTTTCCCTTGCTATGACAGAGGCAATCAAGGATATCTGTGACAAAAAT GGGTTACCCAGCATAGATGTTAGAATCAAGTGGCCAAATGATCTTTACTTAAATGGCTGTAAAGTTGGAGGCATTCTTTGTACCTCGACATATAAATCAAAGAAGTTCAATGTTAGTGCAG GAATAGGCTTGAATGTCAATAATAAGAACCCAACAACATCCTTAAATACAATTCTAAAAGGGTTCTATACAGGAGCTTAccaatttcaaagagaagatgTTCTAGCAgccttttttaacaaatttgagaaattttatgatttatttgtgAATCAAG GATTTCAAACCCTAGAGGAGCTTTATATCAAGACATGGTTGCACAG TGGACAGAGAGTTGTTGTACAGGAGAAGAATGAGGACAAAGTGATCGAACATGTGGTAACTATTCAG GGGTTGACATCCTCGGGATATTTGCTGGCTGTCGGTGATGACAATCATATGTGTGAGCTCCACCCTGATGGTAATAG CTTTGACTTTTTCAAAGGACTGGTCAGAAGGAAACTCCAGTGA
- the LOC100813650 gene encoding biotin--protein ligase 1, chloroplastic isoform X2, whose product MLLRNPALTASLLSATTKKLCNHRCSTPAALMASSGVACSLLVLCGKSLAENETAKAIKTSSTLKLPEDEKLSLVLHSEMDNSVMQGFFQVHSYMDSLSTNQFGRLLIWSPDLNSTHDIVSHNFCELPIGTVSIADVQTKGRGRSKNVWESPLGCLMFSFTMQMEDGRVVPLVQYVVSLAMTEAIKDICDKNGLPSIDVRIKWPNDLYLNGCKVGGILCTSTYKSKKFNVSAGFQTLEELYIKTWLHSGQRVVVQEKNEDKVIEHVVTIQGLTSSGYLLAVGDDNHMCELHPDGNSFDFFKGLVRRKLQ is encoded by the exons ATGCTGTTGCGCAACCCTGCGTTGACAGCGTCGCTGCTGTCAGCCACCACAAAGAAGCTCTGCAACCACCGTTGTTCTACACCTGCTGCATTAATGGCATCTTCAG GTGTGGCGTGCAGTTTGCTGGTTTTGTGTGGCAAATCACTGGCAGAGAATGAAACTGCTAAAGCTATAAAGACCAGTAGCACACTGAAGCTTCCCGAGGATGAAAAACTCTCGCTCGTTTTGCATTCGGAGATGGATAATTCTGTTATGCAAGGCTTTTTCCAAGTTCATTCCTACATGGATTCTCTTTCCACCAATCAATTTGGCAGGCTTCTCATTTGGTCTCCAGACTTAAATTCAACGCACGATATCGTTTCTCA CAACTTTTGTGAGCTTCCCATTGGTACAGTTTCCATTGCTGATGTTCAGACCAAGGGACGAG GTCGGTCGAAGAATGTCTGGGAGTCTCCATTAGGTTGCCTcatgttttcttttactatGCAAATGGAGGATGGACGAGTCGTTCCTTTGGTTCAGTATGTGGTTTCCCTTGCTATGACAGAGGCAATCAAGGATATCTGTGACAAAAAT GGGTTACCCAGCATAGATGTTAGAATCAAGTGGCCAAATGATCTTTACTTAAATGGCTGTAAAGTTGGAGGCATTCTTTGTACCTCGACATATAAATCAAAGAAGTTCAATGTTAGTGCAG GATTTCAAACCCTAGAGGAGCTTTATATCAAGACATGGTTGCACAG TGGACAGAGAGTTGTTGTACAGGAGAAGAATGAGGACAAAGTGATCGAACATGTGGTAACTATTCAG GGGTTGACATCCTCGGGATATTTGCTGGCTGTCGGTGATGACAATCATATGTGTGAGCTCCACCCTGATGGTAATAG CTTTGACTTTTTCAAAGGACTGGTCAGAAGGAAACTCCAGTGA
- the LOC100813650 gene encoding biotin--protein ligase 1, chloroplastic isoform X3, translating to MLLRNPALTASLLSATTKKLCNHRCSTPAALMASSGVACSLLVLCGKSLAENETAKAIKTSSTLKLPEDEKLSLVLHSEMDNSVMQGFFQVHSYMDSLSTNQFGRLLIWSPDLNSTHDIVSHNFCELPIGTVSIADVQTKGRGRSKNVWESPLGCLMFSFTMQMEDGRVVPLVQYVVSLAMTEAIKDICDKNGLPSIDVRIKWPNDLYLNGCKVGGILCTSTYKSKKFNVSAGIGLNVNNKNPTTSLNTILKGFYTGAYQFQREDVLAAFFNKFEKFYDLFVNQGFQTLEELYIKTWLHRM from the exons ATGCTGTTGCGCAACCCTGCGTTGACAGCGTCGCTGCTGTCAGCCACCACAAAGAAGCTCTGCAACCACCGTTGTTCTACACCTGCTGCATTAATGGCATCTTCAG GTGTGGCGTGCAGTTTGCTGGTTTTGTGTGGCAAATCACTGGCAGAGAATGAAACTGCTAAAGCTATAAAGACCAGTAGCACACTGAAGCTTCCCGAGGATGAAAAACTCTCGCTCGTTTTGCATTCGGAGATGGATAATTCTGTTATGCAAGGCTTTTTCCAAGTTCATTCCTACATGGATTCTCTTTCCACCAATCAATTTGGCAGGCTTCTCATTTGGTCTCCAGACTTAAATTCAACGCACGATATCGTTTCTCA CAACTTTTGTGAGCTTCCCATTGGTACAGTTTCCATTGCTGATGTTCAGACCAAGGGACGAG GTCGGTCGAAGAATGTCTGGGAGTCTCCATTAGGTTGCCTcatgttttcttttactatGCAAATGGAGGATGGACGAGTCGTTCCTTTGGTTCAGTATGTGGTTTCCCTTGCTATGACAGAGGCAATCAAGGATATCTGTGACAAAAAT GGGTTACCCAGCATAGATGTTAGAATCAAGTGGCCAAATGATCTTTACTTAAATGGCTGTAAAGTTGGAGGCATTCTTTGTACCTCGACATATAAATCAAAGAAGTTCAATGTTAGTGCAG GAATAGGCTTGAATGTCAATAATAAGAACCCAACAACATCCTTAAATACAATTCTAAAAGGGTTCTATACAGGAGCTTAccaatttcaaagagaagatgTTCTAGCAgccttttttaacaaatttgagaaattttatgatttatttgtgAATCAAG GATTTCAAACCCTAGAGGAGCTTTATATCAAGACATGGTTGCACAG AATGTGA